In the Pseudorasbora parva isolate DD20220531a chromosome 23, ASM2467924v1, whole genome shotgun sequence genome, one interval contains:
- the arvcfa gene encoding splicing regulator ARVCF isoform X2 produces the protein MPAEVKEKPDPEESPAEPSAQNTKETSEEILPAEQITDASHHTDTHTESSGIGTEKSSSPDSETNPLSSSSSNEQVVPNVLKSSSEGLDELQTMSPDAQPRPEASIEKEDVCAVLPPHPEASVTSDLTHENPKDQSALYGTLTSHMTLLHGFPYHPAFPSLPARSYLPENCYTLPLHRDSFVRGGAPKAEQDGVDLLSGVPSHAIHHMRQSLDLTADDIGPLPNSYFQDLYRTLLPQKRASMVSLDTIRKDPRWRDPNLREVIAMLSHPMDPVKSNAAAYLQHLCYENDKVKQDVRQLRGIPVLVELLDHPKPEVHRKACGALRNISFGRDNFNKVAIKNSDGIPALLRLLRKSNDVEVRELVTGTLWNLSSHEPLKMIVINLGLQTLTDEIIIPHSGLRGDPNDPARPGDPEWNTVFKNTSGCLRNVSSDGAEARQSLRECEGLVDALLHALYSAVAKRDVNNKSVENCVCILRNLSYHVHKEVPGAEKSQIQTANHSARSAGHHKKKEESDCFSGRTSKEEWFHQCKRHGAGEKKSGSLDLPKRSLPMKGLELLYQPEVVRLYLSLLKLSQNHNTLEAAAGALQNLSAGHWAWSSYIRATVRKEKGLPVLVELLHSDADKVVRAIAIALRNLAIDHKNKDLVGSYAMRDLVSNLPCGQQRPAKNLEGDTVVAVLNTILEIVSENLENARFLIQGQGIQKLVSINRTSQSVRETKAASHILQSIWAYKDLRHTLVKAGWSKTHFKPTVSSLPKKQKNAKQGGDDITLPLMEKNQDGYCSVDQAERAGDAPCHMIERETFQGVMDKRPFIRTSRPAVGLVERTPQPLDSWV, from the exons ACTGAGAGTTCAGGCATCGGGACAGAGAAGTCATCCAGCCCTGATAGTGAGACGAACCCGCTCAGCTCCAGCAGCTCCAATGAACAGGTTGTGCCAAATGTCCTGAAG AGTTCATCGGAAGGGTTGGACGAGTTGCAGACGATGTCTCCGGATGCTCAGCCGCGTCCTGAAGCCTCCATCGAGAAGGAAGATGTGTGTGCGGTTCTACCCCCCCATCCGGAGGCCAGCGTGACATCTGACCTTACACACGAAAATCCCAAGGACCAATCGGCTCTGTACGGCACTCTTACCAGTCACATGACACTCCTGCATGGGTTCCCGTACCATCCGGCGTTTCCCAGCCTTCCTGCCAGGAGCTATTTACCAGAGAATTGCTACACTTTGCCGCTGCACCGGGATAGTTTTGTTCGAGGTGGCGCTCCAAAAGCGGAGCAGGATGGCGTAGATTTGCTCTCCGGTGTACCAAGCCATGCAATCCATCATATGAGGCAGAGTTTGGACCTCACGGCGGATGACATCGGGCCGTTACCAAATTCGTATTTCCAGGATCTGTACAGGACGCTCTTGCCGCAGAAACGCGCCAGCATGGTAAGCCTCGACACCATCCGGAAGGACCCGCGGTGGAGGGATCCGAATCTACGAGAGGTTATCGCCATGCTGAGCCACCCAATGGACCCGGTAAAGTCCAACGCCGCCGCATATCTGCAGCATCTCTGCTACGAGAATGATAAGGTCAAGCAGGACGTCCGGCAGCTCCGAGGGATCCCGGTTCTGGTGGAGCTCCTGGACCATCCCAAACCCGAGGTCCATCGTAAGGCCTGCGGCGCGCTGAGAAACATCTCCTTCGGCAGAGACAACTTCAACAAGGTGGCCATCAAGAATTCGGACGGGATTCCGGCGCTGCTGAGACTGCTGAGGAAATCCAACGACGTGGAAGTCCGAGAGCTGGTCACAG GAACGCTCTGGAATCTGTCGTCCCATGAGCCTCTGAAGATGATCGTCATTAACCTGGGCCTGCAGACGCTGACGGATGAGATTATTATCCCTCATTCGGGTTTGAGAGGAGACCCGAACGACCCGGCCCGACCCGGAGACCCCGAGTGGAACACGGTCTTCAAGAACACTTCTGGATGTCTGAG gaacGTGAGTTCAGACGGAGCGGAGGCGCGGCAGAGTCTGCGCGAGTGTGAGGGGCTCGTGGACGCGCTTCTGCACGCGCTTTACTCCGCTGTCGCCAAGAGAGACGTCAACAACAAA TCGGTGGagaactgtgtgtgtattctgcgTAATCTCTCCTATCACGTGCACAAGGAGGTTCCCGGAGCCGAAAAGTCCCAAATTCAGACGGCCAATCACAGCGCACGGTCAGCAGGTCACCATAAGAAGAAGGAGGAGTCGGACTGCTTCAGCGGACGGACGAGCAAAG AAGAATGGTTCCATCAGT GTAAGAGACACGGAGCCGGAGAGAAGAAGAGCGGCAGCCTGGATCTGCCCAAGAGGAGTCTGCCGATGAAAG GCCTGGAGCTTCTGTACCAGCCGGAGGTGGTGCGACTTTACCTGTCGCTCCTCAAACTGAGCCAGAACCACAACACTCTGGAGGCGGCGGCCGGAGCGCTTCAGAACCTGTCTGCCGGACACTGGGCC TGGTCCAGTTACATACGTGCGACGGTGCGTAAGGAGAAAGGTTTGCCGGTTCTGGTGGAGCTGCTACACTCGGACGCTGATAAAGTGGTGCGAGCCATCGCCATCGCACTCAGAAACCTCGCCATCGACCACAAGAACAAAGACCTCGTGG GGAGCTACGCCATGAGGGATCTGGTCAGTAATCTGCCCTGCGGTCAGCAACGGCCTGCCAAAAACCTGGAGGGAGACACGGTGGTGGCCGTCCTCAACACTATCCTGGAGATCGTCTCGGAGAACCTGGAGAACGCCAGATTCCTCATTCAGGGACAAGGAATCCAGAAACTGGTGTCCATCAACAGGACAAG CCAATCAGTGCGCGAGACCAAAGCAGCGTCGCACATCCTGCAGAGCATCTGGGCCTATAAAGATCTCCGACACACTCTGGTCAAGGCCGGCTGGAGCAAAACTCACTTCAAG CCAACCGTCTCCAGCCTGCCCAAAAAACAGAAGAACGCCAAGCAAGGCGGCGATGACATCACACTGCCCCTAATGGAGAAAAACCAAG ACGGATACTGCAGCGTTGATCAGGCCGAGAGGGCAGGAGACGCTCCGTGTCACATGATCGAGCGAGAAACTTTTCAG
- the arvcfa gene encoding splicing regulator ARVCF isoform X3, which translates to MPAEVKEKPDPEESPAEPSAQNTKETSEEILPAEQITDASHHTDTHTESSGIGTEKSSSPDSETNPLSSSSSNEQVVPNVLKESSSEGLDELQTMSPDAQPRPEASIEKEDVCAVLPPHPEASVTSDLTHENPKDQSALYGTLTSHMTLLHGFPYHPAFPSLPARSYLPENCYTLPLHRDSFVRGGAPKAEQDGVDLLSGVPSHAIHHMRQSLDLTADDIGPLPNSYFQDLYRTLLPQKRASMVSLDTIRKDPRWRDPNLREVIAMLSHPMDPVKSNAAAYLQHLCYENDKVKQDVRQLRGIPVLVELLDHPKPEVHRKACGALRNISFGRDNFNKVAIKNSDGIPALLRLLRKSNDVEVRELVTGTLWNLSSHEPLKMIVINLGLQTLTDEIIIPHSGLRGDPNDPARPGDPEWNTVFKNTSGCLRNVSSDGAEARQSLRECEGLVDALLHALYSAVAKRDVNNKSVENCVCILRNLSYHVHKEVPGAEKSQIQTANHSARSAGHHKKKEESDCFSGRTSKGKRHGAGEKKSGSLDLPKRSLPMKGLELLYQPEVVRLYLSLLKLSQNHNTLEAAAGALQNLSAGHWAWSSYIRATVRKEKGLPVLVELLHSDADKVVRAIAIALRNLAIDHKNKDLVGSYAMRDLVSNLPCGQQRPAKNLEGDTVVAVLNTILEIVSENLENARFLIQGQGIQKLVSINRTSQSVRETKAASHILQSIWAYKDLRHTLVKAGWSKTHFKPTVSSLPKKQKNAKQGGDDITLPLMEKNQDGYCSVDQAERAGDAPCHMIERETFQGVMDKRPFIRTSRPAVGLVERTPQPLDSWV; encoded by the exons ACTGAGAGTTCAGGCATCGGGACAGAGAAGTCATCCAGCCCTGATAGTGAGACGAACCCGCTCAGCTCCAGCAGCTCCAATGAACAGGTTGTGCCAAATGTCCTGAAG GAGAGTTCATCGGAAGGGTTGGACGAGTTGCAGACGATGTCTCCGGATGCTCAGCCGCGTCCTGAAGCCTCCATCGAGAAGGAAGATGTGTGTGCGGTTCTACCCCCCCATCCGGAGGCCAGCGTGACATCTGACCTTACACACGAAAATCCCAAGGACCAATCGGCTCTGTACGGCACTCTTACCAGTCACATGACACTCCTGCATGGGTTCCCGTACCATCCGGCGTTTCCCAGCCTTCCTGCCAGGAGCTATTTACCAGAGAATTGCTACACTTTGCCGCTGCACCGGGATAGTTTTGTTCGAGGTGGCGCTCCAAAAGCGGAGCAGGATGGCGTAGATTTGCTCTCCGGTGTACCAAGCCATGCAATCCATCATATGAGGCAGAGTTTGGACCTCACGGCGGATGACATCGGGCCGTTACCAAATTCGTATTTCCAGGATCTGTACAGGACGCTCTTGCCGCAGAAACGCGCCAGCATGGTAAGCCTCGACACCATCCGGAAGGACCCGCGGTGGAGGGATCCGAATCTACGAGAGGTTATCGCCATGCTGAGCCACCCAATGGACCCGGTAAAGTCCAACGCCGCCGCATATCTGCAGCATCTCTGCTACGAGAATGATAAGGTCAAGCAGGACGTCCGGCAGCTCCGAGGGATCCCGGTTCTGGTGGAGCTCCTGGACCATCCCAAACCCGAGGTCCATCGTAAGGCCTGCGGCGCGCTGAGAAACATCTCCTTCGGCAGAGACAACTTCAACAAGGTGGCCATCAAGAATTCGGACGGGATTCCGGCGCTGCTGAGACTGCTGAGGAAATCCAACGACGTGGAAGTCCGAGAGCTGGTCACAG GAACGCTCTGGAATCTGTCGTCCCATGAGCCTCTGAAGATGATCGTCATTAACCTGGGCCTGCAGACGCTGACGGATGAGATTATTATCCCTCATTCGGGTTTGAGAGGAGACCCGAACGACCCGGCCCGACCCGGAGACCCCGAGTGGAACACGGTCTTCAAGAACACTTCTGGATGTCTGAG gaacGTGAGTTCAGACGGAGCGGAGGCGCGGCAGAGTCTGCGCGAGTGTGAGGGGCTCGTGGACGCGCTTCTGCACGCGCTTTACTCCGCTGTCGCCAAGAGAGACGTCAACAACAAA TCGGTGGagaactgtgtgtgtattctgcgTAATCTCTCCTATCACGTGCACAAGGAGGTTCCCGGAGCCGAAAAGTCCCAAATTCAGACGGCCAATCACAGCGCACGGTCAGCAGGTCACCATAAGAAGAAGGAGGAGTCGGACTGCTTCAGCGGACGGACGAGCAAAG GTAAGAGACACGGAGCCGGAGAGAAGAAGAGCGGCAGCCTGGATCTGCCCAAGAGGAGTCTGCCGATGAAAG GCCTGGAGCTTCTGTACCAGCCGGAGGTGGTGCGACTTTACCTGTCGCTCCTCAAACTGAGCCAGAACCACAACACTCTGGAGGCGGCGGCCGGAGCGCTTCAGAACCTGTCTGCCGGACACTGGGCC TGGTCCAGTTACATACGTGCGACGGTGCGTAAGGAGAAAGGTTTGCCGGTTCTGGTGGAGCTGCTACACTCGGACGCTGATAAAGTGGTGCGAGCCATCGCCATCGCACTCAGAAACCTCGCCATCGACCACAAGAACAAAGACCTCGTGG GGAGCTACGCCATGAGGGATCTGGTCAGTAATCTGCCCTGCGGTCAGCAACGGCCTGCCAAAAACCTGGAGGGAGACACGGTGGTGGCCGTCCTCAACACTATCCTGGAGATCGTCTCGGAGAACCTGGAGAACGCCAGATTCCTCATTCAGGGACAAGGAATCCAGAAACTGGTGTCCATCAACAGGACAAG CCAATCAGTGCGCGAGACCAAAGCAGCGTCGCACATCCTGCAGAGCATCTGGGCCTATAAAGATCTCCGACACACTCTGGTCAAGGCCGGCTGGAGCAAAACTCACTTCAAG CCAACCGTCTCCAGCCTGCCCAAAAAACAGAAGAACGCCAAGCAAGGCGGCGATGACATCACACTGCCCCTAATGGAGAAAAACCAAG ACGGATACTGCAGCGTTGATCAGGCCGAGAGGGCAGGAGACGCTCCGTGTCACATGATCGAGCGAGAAACTTTTCAG
- the arvcfa gene encoding splicing regulator ARVCF isoform X1, translating into MPAEVKEKPDPEESPAEPSAQNTKETSEEILPAEQITDASHHTDTHTESSGIGTEKSSSPDSETNPLSSSSSNEQVVPNVLKESSSEGLDELQTMSPDAQPRPEASIEKEDVCAVLPPHPEASVTSDLTHENPKDQSALYGTLTSHMTLLHGFPYHPAFPSLPARSYLPENCYTLPLHRDSFVRGGAPKAEQDGVDLLSGVPSHAIHHMRQSLDLTADDIGPLPNSYFQDLYRTLLPQKRASMVSLDTIRKDPRWRDPNLREVIAMLSHPMDPVKSNAAAYLQHLCYENDKVKQDVRQLRGIPVLVELLDHPKPEVHRKACGALRNISFGRDNFNKVAIKNSDGIPALLRLLRKSNDVEVRELVTGTLWNLSSHEPLKMIVINLGLQTLTDEIIIPHSGLRGDPNDPARPGDPEWNTVFKNTSGCLRNVSSDGAEARQSLRECEGLVDALLHALYSAVAKRDVNNKSVENCVCILRNLSYHVHKEVPGAEKSQIQTANHSARSAGHHKKKEESDCFSGRTSKEEWFHQCKRHGAGEKKSGSLDLPKRSLPMKGLELLYQPEVVRLYLSLLKLSQNHNTLEAAAGALQNLSAGHWAWSSYIRATVRKEKGLPVLVELLHSDADKVVRAIAIALRNLAIDHKNKDLVGSYAMRDLVSNLPCGQQRPAKNLEGDTVVAVLNTILEIVSENLENARFLIQGQGIQKLVSINRTSQSVRETKAASHILQSIWAYKDLRHTLVKAGWSKTHFKPTVSSLPKKQKNAKQGGDDITLPLMEKNQDGYCSVDQAERAGDAPCHMIERETFQGVMDKRPFIRTSRPAVGLVERTPQPLDSWV; encoded by the exons ACTGAGAGTTCAGGCATCGGGACAGAGAAGTCATCCAGCCCTGATAGTGAGACGAACCCGCTCAGCTCCAGCAGCTCCAATGAACAGGTTGTGCCAAATGTCCTGAAG GAGAGTTCATCGGAAGGGTTGGACGAGTTGCAGACGATGTCTCCGGATGCTCAGCCGCGTCCTGAAGCCTCCATCGAGAAGGAAGATGTGTGTGCGGTTCTACCCCCCCATCCGGAGGCCAGCGTGACATCTGACCTTACACACGAAAATCCCAAGGACCAATCGGCTCTGTACGGCACTCTTACCAGTCACATGACACTCCTGCATGGGTTCCCGTACCATCCGGCGTTTCCCAGCCTTCCTGCCAGGAGCTATTTACCAGAGAATTGCTACACTTTGCCGCTGCACCGGGATAGTTTTGTTCGAGGTGGCGCTCCAAAAGCGGAGCAGGATGGCGTAGATTTGCTCTCCGGTGTACCAAGCCATGCAATCCATCATATGAGGCAGAGTTTGGACCTCACGGCGGATGACATCGGGCCGTTACCAAATTCGTATTTCCAGGATCTGTACAGGACGCTCTTGCCGCAGAAACGCGCCAGCATGGTAAGCCTCGACACCATCCGGAAGGACCCGCGGTGGAGGGATCCGAATCTACGAGAGGTTATCGCCATGCTGAGCCACCCAATGGACCCGGTAAAGTCCAACGCCGCCGCATATCTGCAGCATCTCTGCTACGAGAATGATAAGGTCAAGCAGGACGTCCGGCAGCTCCGAGGGATCCCGGTTCTGGTGGAGCTCCTGGACCATCCCAAACCCGAGGTCCATCGTAAGGCCTGCGGCGCGCTGAGAAACATCTCCTTCGGCAGAGACAACTTCAACAAGGTGGCCATCAAGAATTCGGACGGGATTCCGGCGCTGCTGAGACTGCTGAGGAAATCCAACGACGTGGAAGTCCGAGAGCTGGTCACAG GAACGCTCTGGAATCTGTCGTCCCATGAGCCTCTGAAGATGATCGTCATTAACCTGGGCCTGCAGACGCTGACGGATGAGATTATTATCCCTCATTCGGGTTTGAGAGGAGACCCGAACGACCCGGCCCGACCCGGAGACCCCGAGTGGAACACGGTCTTCAAGAACACTTCTGGATGTCTGAG gaacGTGAGTTCAGACGGAGCGGAGGCGCGGCAGAGTCTGCGCGAGTGTGAGGGGCTCGTGGACGCGCTTCTGCACGCGCTTTACTCCGCTGTCGCCAAGAGAGACGTCAACAACAAA TCGGTGGagaactgtgtgtgtattctgcgTAATCTCTCCTATCACGTGCACAAGGAGGTTCCCGGAGCCGAAAAGTCCCAAATTCAGACGGCCAATCACAGCGCACGGTCAGCAGGTCACCATAAGAAGAAGGAGGAGTCGGACTGCTTCAGCGGACGGACGAGCAAAG AAGAATGGTTCCATCAGT GTAAGAGACACGGAGCCGGAGAGAAGAAGAGCGGCAGCCTGGATCTGCCCAAGAGGAGTCTGCCGATGAAAG GCCTGGAGCTTCTGTACCAGCCGGAGGTGGTGCGACTTTACCTGTCGCTCCTCAAACTGAGCCAGAACCACAACACTCTGGAGGCGGCGGCCGGAGCGCTTCAGAACCTGTCTGCCGGACACTGGGCC TGGTCCAGTTACATACGTGCGACGGTGCGTAAGGAGAAAGGTTTGCCGGTTCTGGTGGAGCTGCTACACTCGGACGCTGATAAAGTGGTGCGAGCCATCGCCATCGCACTCAGAAACCTCGCCATCGACCACAAGAACAAAGACCTCGTGG GGAGCTACGCCATGAGGGATCTGGTCAGTAATCTGCCCTGCGGTCAGCAACGGCCTGCCAAAAACCTGGAGGGAGACACGGTGGTGGCCGTCCTCAACACTATCCTGGAGATCGTCTCGGAGAACCTGGAGAACGCCAGATTCCTCATTCAGGGACAAGGAATCCAGAAACTGGTGTCCATCAACAGGACAAG CCAATCAGTGCGCGAGACCAAAGCAGCGTCGCACATCCTGCAGAGCATCTGGGCCTATAAAGATCTCCGACACACTCTGGTCAAGGCCGGCTGGAGCAAAACTCACTTCAAG CCAACCGTCTCCAGCCTGCCCAAAAAACAGAAGAACGCCAAGCAAGGCGGCGATGACATCACACTGCCCCTAATGGAGAAAAACCAAG ACGGATACTGCAGCGTTGATCAGGCCGAGAGGGCAGGAGACGCTCCGTGTCACATGATCGAGCGAGAAACTTTTCAG